The Setaria italica strain Yugu1 chromosome IX, Setaria_italica_v2.0, whole genome shotgun sequence genome has a window encoding:
- the LOC101767058 gene encoding transcription factor PCF6 has protein sequence MEAVGDGGAAGAGDGAPGRSQQQGAKRGRGGGVRGSGSEADAAAAAWGQPPALLPPPQGPGAGSRIYRVRASGGKDRHSKVYTAKGIRDRRVRLSVPTAIQFYDLQDRLGFDQPSKAIEWLINAASDAIDKLPALDPAAFAALPGPADADAAGNKVKQQQQQHSGGSSTSETSKGSELSLSRSDGRGGAARDREVTVASTSAQAASFTELLTGVASAGSISAAEHKHSWQQQQPNVSAAAAADCVGIAHPGKGAHGLSTHAFSAPIKFGNAPPFGMVPAQPFNFTSSVEMPHFSLGQDALAASSASAGDYSLNFSMSSGFLGANRGTLQSNSQSNFSGYHHQQLQRLDGPFLFGHAAAAAHPASENQLTASAALQLWDGFRHSGMKEKSKN, from the coding sequence ATGGAGGCCGTGGGCGACGGGGGAGCAGCGGGGGCGGGGGACGGGGCGCCGGGCCGGTCCCAGCAGCAGGGCGCcaagcgcggccgcggcggcggcgtgaggggGAGCGGGAGCGaggcggatgcggcggcggcggcgtggggccagccgccggcgctgctgccgccgccgcagggacCGGGGGCGGGCTCGCGGATCTACCGCGTGCGGGCCAGCGGGGGCAAGGACCGCCACAGCAAGGTGTACACGGCCAAGGGCATCCGCGACCGCCGCGTGCGCCTGTCGGTGCCCACCGCCATCCAGTTCTACGACCTGCAGGACCGCCTCGGCTTCGACCAGCCCAGCAAGGCCATCGAGTGGCTCATCAACGCCGCCTCCGACGCCATCGACAAGCTCCCCGCGCTCGACccggccgccttcgccgccctccCCGGGCCCGCCGACGCGGATGCTGCCGGCAACAAGgtcaagcagcagcagcagcagcactccGGGGGCAGCAGCACATCGGAGACAAGCAAGGGGTCCGAGCTCTCCCTCTCGCGCTCCGACGGCCGCGGGGGCGCCGCGCGGGACAGGGAGGTCACCGTGGCTAGCACCTCGGCGCAGGCCGCGTCCTTCACCGAGCTGCTCACCGGGGTGGCCTCGGCCGGCTCCATTAGCGCCGCCGAGCACAAGCATtcctggcagcagcagcaacccaacgtctccgcggcggccgccgccgactgcGTCGGCATTGCGCACCCGGGGAAAGGTGCGCACGGGCTGTCGACGCACGCCTTCTCGGCCCCCATCAAGTTCGGCAATGCGCCTCCGTTCGGCATGGTCCCGGCGCAGCCCTTCAACTTCACCAGTTCCGTCGAGATGCCTCACTTCTCGCTCGGCCAGGACGCTCTGGCGGCGTCCTCCGCTTCCGCCGGAGACTACAGCCTCAATTTCTCCATGTCCTCGGGTTTCTTGGGTGCCAATAGGGGGACCCTTCAGTCCAATTCCCAGTCTAACTTTTCAGGCTATCACCACCAGCAGCTCCAGAGGCTGGACGGCCCGTTCTTGttcggccacgccgccgccgcggcgcatcCGGCATCTGAGAACCAGCTGACCGCGTCCGCGGCGTTACAGCTGTGGGATGGGTTCCGGCACTCCGGCATGAAGGAGAAGAGCAAGAACTGA